In Miscanthus floridulus cultivar M001 chromosome 5, ASM1932011v1, whole genome shotgun sequence, one genomic interval encodes:
- the LOC136451664 gene encoding uncharacterized protein, with protein sequence MTVDAALLAIVVAFLLPLRLVSLGLRLASGHHSTSARHLGRSCAALAVAAALLAVIFALPRDHARECAAPVASVYSGGDDDGGFREELRSEVEQLKLQLARLESLWDSKPKVVDEKLDPLEEENGRVMRAMELDIQSLINEQENIKIQELLCSSYFGDSIKAMENEVQILKDGSRKMNSDILTVAKDTTEKVEALHSAIKKVQVIADEWVKMNSTINRIWSFTKETEQRVEGLYSDLKKGFKQTKRKVPFWRD encoded by the exons ATGACTGTCGACGCGGCGCTCCTCGCCATCGTCGTCGCCTTCCTCCTCCCGCTACGCCTCGTCTCCCTCGGCCTCCGCCTGGCGTCCGGGCACCACAGCACCAGCGCCAGACACCTTGGCCGTTCTTGTGCTGCTTTGGCCGTCGCGGCCGCGCTCCTCGCAGTCATCTTCGCCCTCCCGCGTGACCACGCCAGGGAGTGCGCCGCCCCGGTCGCCTCCGTCTACAGCGGCGGGGATGATGACGGCGGTTTCCGCGAGGAGCTGCGGTCGGAGGTCGAGCAGCTTAAGCTGCAGCTGGCGCGGCTTG AATCTCTTTGGGATAGTAAACCTAAAGTGGTCGATGAGAAACTTGATCCTTTAGAGGAGGAGAATGGCCGTGTAATgagagcaatggaacttgatatCCAGTCTCTGATCAATGAGCAGGAAAATATCAAG ATTCAGGAATTATTATGCAGCTCATATTTTGGTGATAGTATCAAAGCAATGGAAAATGAG GTTCAAATTCTAAAAGATGGATCAAGAAAGATGAATTCAGATATATTGACAGTAGCAAAGGACACAACAGAAAAGGTCGAAGCTCTGCATTCAGCTATCAAGAAG GTTCAAGTTATAGCTGATGAATGGGTCAAGATGAACTCTACTATTAACAGAATATGGTCATTCACTAAGGAGACAGAGCAAAGGGTGGAAGGTCTATATTCAGATTTAAAGAAG GGCTTCAAGCAGACGAAGAGAAAAGTGCCATTCTGGAGAGATTGA